In Daphnia pulicaria isolate SC F1-1A chromosome 9, SC_F0-13Bv2, whole genome shotgun sequence, a single genomic region encodes these proteins:
- the LOC124313036 gene encoding uncharacterized protein LOC124313036, which translates to MQKKFFRMVNLEVINDLWLQIDKLHLSCLQTEESPQRIEQKRKLKGYMKEYLCLVTANQRFYSPTTKAVLYTSILRRSEQFSPNRFRHAWEMLATYAANLLGQPWRKEFNEIRLYSGAFKYQIEQQLIGAEEILMEMGYTLDIEYNRLIVQGVLDYDRVVISHRDCLLAEVESQILCEIHAALSVSPRPCSWVSIFDFRDSYVGSVNHCVRGLMYQHAQKENLYNYNPPAPVTSYLGPHEMYPSSFPFQMMYQQYAKPAYNYSLSAEQKEIYLPKTLPVEEPTSIPVNYQTRSLEPKSIIEGQGIPETFDVWNNSFVREMKSIPKFDSLLDIDRLEQLCYDDVDNCPSSSTTVERSKDNRVNKLKEERNVPTSVKEMFGGNYDRMPEKTAPSKITNNPQHFTSGPSPVGARPKESAAAQVNGRTAKQHLNSAKFNGWECLFCTFLNPDDREICDMCSKSRHKGPESQPLFRGGRECSNCTLVNAPEAEKCAACSTSLTNAPTYI; encoded by the exons ATGCAAAA GAAGTTTTTCAGAATGGTTAACTTAGAAGTTATTAATGACCTGTGGCTGCAGATTGATAAATTACATTTGAGTTGCCTTCAAACTGAAGAAAGTCCACAAAGGATAGAACAAAAACGGAAACTCAAGG GCTACATGAAGGAGTATTTATGCTTGGTTACCGCTAACCAAAGATTTTACTCTCCCACTACCAAAGCAGTACTTTACACATCTATACTTAGACGAAGTGAGCAATTTAGCCCAAACCGATTTAGACATGCATGGGAAATGCTTGCAACCTATGCAGCTAATTTACTTGGCCAGCCTTGGAGGAAAGAATTTAATGAAATTCGA TTATACAGCGGGGCCttcaaataccaaattgaGCAACAGTTGATAGGAGCTGAAGAGATTCTAATGGAAATGGGCTATACTCTGGATATTGAGTATAATCGCTTGATAGTTCAAGGTGTCTTGGACTATGATAGGGTGGTCATCAGTCACAGAGACTGCCTTCTTGCAGAAGTGGAATCTCAG ATTCTTTGtgagatccatgctgcactgAGTGTCAGTCCAAGACCCTGCTCATGGGTATCCATATTTGATTTTCGCGACAGTTATGTTGGATCAGTTAATCACTGCGTAAGAGGTTTGATGTATCAACacgcacaaaaagaaaacctctACAATTACAATCCACCAGCACCTGTCACTTCTTATTTGGGACCTCATGAAATGTATCCAAGTTCCTTCCCCTTTCAAATGATGTACCAGCAGTACGCGAAACCGGCCTACAActattctctctctgctgaacaaaaagaaatctatCTGCCCAAGACTCTTCCCGTGGAAGAACCGACATCGATTCCTGTTAACTATCAAACTAGATCCCTCGAACCGAAGTCGATTATTGAAGGACAAGGCATCCCAGAAACTTTCGACGTCTGGAACAACTCATTCGTTCGTGAGATGAAGAGCATACCAAAGTTTGACAGTCTATTGGATATTGATCGCTTGGAGCAGCTTTGCTACGATGACGTAGATAACTGTCCGAGTAGCAGCACTACTGTCGAAAGATCGAAAGATAATCGAGTAAACAAgttgaaagaagagagaaacgtTCCTACTTCTGTTAAAGAAATGTTTGGTGGAAACTATGATCGAATGCCGGAAAAGACTGCACCTTCAAAGATAACAAACAATCCTCAACATTTCACGTCTGGACCATCACCGGTTGGAGCTAGGCCAAAAGAGTCCGCAGCCGCTCAAGTTAATGGTAGAACCGCTAAACaacatttaaattctgcaaag TTCAATGGATGGGAGTGCCTGTTCTGCACTTTTCTGAATCCCGACGATCGAGAAATTTGCGACATGTGTTCAAAGTCGAGACACAAGGGCCCTGAAAGCCAGCCTCTGTTCCGCGGAGGACGTGAATGCTCCAATTGTACTTTGGTGAACGCACCAGAAGCAGAGAAATGTGCTGCCTGCTCCACCTCACTCACAAATGCCCCTACCTACATCTAA
- the LOC124313275 gene encoding cleavage and polyadenylation specificity factor subunit 4-like, with amino-acid sequence MGTMDTVMAPIANIKFDIEVALEQQLGAQNLPFPGMDKSTAMVCTLFTKGQCQRASFCPYRHLRADRTIVCKHWLRGLCKKGDQCEFLHEFDMAKMPECYFYARFSACHNKECPFLHIDPETKIKDCPWYDRGFCRHGPTCRHRHVRRVLCMNYTAGFCPDGPECKFVHPRFELPPLPDDIKGDKRKMPLVCHFCGEVGHKAAQCPKIPSESKDIYRTPADASTHANNASQAQRDRTNLRPLDEVTCYRCGLRGHYANRCNKGHLAFLSNQPTEERS; translated from the exons atgggcACCATGGATACCGTAATGGCGCCTATTGCCAATATCAAATTTGATATTGAAGTTGCCTTGG AGCAACAGCTGGGAGCCCAAAATCTCCCATTTCCCGGAATGGACA AATCAACGGCAATGGTGTGCACTCTATTCACTAAAGGTCAATGCCAGAGAGCAAGTTTTTGCCCATACAGACACCTCAGAGCAGACCGGACAATTGTGTGTAAACATTGGCTCAGAGGACTATGCAAGAAAGGAGATCAGTGTGAATTTCTCCATGAATTTGATATGGCTAAGATGCCAGAGTGTTATTTCTATGCCAGATTCA GTGCTTGTCACAACAAAGAATGCCCTTTCTTACACATTGACCCTGAAACAAAGATCAAAGATTGCCCTTGGTACGATCGTGGTTTCTGCCGTCACGGACCGACTTGCCGACACCGTCATGTTCGAc GTGTGCTCTGCATGAACTACACAGCAGGCTTCTGTCCCGACGGTCCCGAATGCAAATTCGTCCa TCCGAGATTTGAATTACCTCCACTTCCAGATGATATCAAGGGTGACAAGAGAAAGATGCCTCTAGTCTGCCATTTCTGTGGAGAAGTGGGACATAAAGCTG CTCAATGTCCGAAAATTCCATCAGAATCTAAGGACATTTATCGCACGCCCGCCGATGCCTCTACTCATGCAAATAATGCTTCCCAAGCCCAGAGAGATCGAACGAATTTGAGACCTTTAGATGAAGTCACCTGTTATAGA TGTGGACTGCGCGGCCACTATGCAAATCG GTGTAACAAAGGACATCTGGCTTTCTTGAGTAACCAGCCAACAGAAGAAAGAAGTTAA
- the LOC124312874 gene encoding E3 ubiquitin-protein ligase SMURF1-like — protein sequence MSHTGINRRNGAIKIRLTILCAKNLAKKDLFRLPDPFAKVSVEGSGQCHSTDTCKSSLDPKWNQHFDLYIGKSDAITISVWNHKKIHKKEGGGFLGCVRIMSNAIQRLKDTGYQRLDLTRANANDTDQVKGQIVISLLSREQHNSSSCHENSATPVVQTVVDALGNVASPASPAGIQEAATASVTSPLPQGWEERRTSSGRRYYVNPESRSSQWTRPIVESSSGAQASSSGGSSVSASNGRESRRSHSSRERDKRHPAVPVQQSHSLDAVSSSNSSGSSFRRRSVRHRQPQQQQQQPSTQQQQQQQQSRRPLANDLPDGYEMRKTGQGQVYFYHVTTGISTWYDPRIPRDLRDLPMPGALPPGWEMRHTPSGRIYFVDHNNRTTQFTDPRLSTGLALQNLLNLHRSDHRAAPSQPQPTLPPPNAVATSENGACAAPVANSTSAPPPMATPLPDEKQEEALPRYKRDLVAKIKILRTELQTMQPQSGHCRLEVSRTEIFEESYRSIMKLRPKDLRKRLMVKFRGEEGLDYGGVAREWLHLLSQQMLNPYYGLFCYSREDNYTLHVNPDSSVNPEHLSYFHFVGRIMGLAVFHGHHLDGGFTLPFYKMLLNKAIVLDDITHVDPELHRSLTWMLESDITGVIDTTFSVEHNAYGAIQVHDLKPDGRDLIVSEENKREYVRLYVSYRFMRGIEQQFLSLQKGFHELIPANLLRPFDERELELLIGGICKIDTADWQANTRLKHCTAETPVVQWFWQIVESYSEELRARLLQFVTGSSRVPLQGFKALQGSTGASGPRLFTIHLIDAPCENLPKAHTCFNRLDLPPYPSYEKMHEKLTQAVEETCGFAVE from the exons ATGTCCCACACAGGGATCAATAGGAGAAATGGGGCCATTAAGATTCGACTCACAA TACTGTGCGCCAAGAATCTCGCAAAGAAGGATCTGTTCCGTTTGCCTGACCCATTTGCCAAAGTCAGTGTTGAGGGATCGGGCCAATGTCACAGCACAGACACCTGCAAGTCTTCGTTGGACCCAAAGTGGAACCAGCACTTTGACCT GTACATTGGCAAGTCAGATGCGATAACCATCAGTGTTTGGAACCACAAGAAGATTCACAAGAAGGAAGGTGGCGGATTCCTTGGTTGTGTTCGAATCATGTCCAATGCCATTCAACGCCTGAAAGACACAGGAT atCAACGTCTTGACTTGACGCGCGCGAACGCCAACGACACCGATCAAGTGAAGggacaaatagttatttcctTGCTGTCTAGAGAACAGCACAATTCGTCAAGCTGTCACGAGAACAGTGCAACTCCCGTCGTCCAAACCGTTGTGGACGCTCTGGGAAATGTTGCCAGCCCTGCGTCACCTGCAGGCATTCAAGAAGCTGCCACGGCTTCAGTCACCTCTCCCCTTCCGCAGG GTTGGGAGGAAAGGAGGACATCCAGTGGCCGTAGGTATTACGTGAATCCGGAATCGAGAAGTAGTCAATGGACCAGGCCCATCGTGGAGAGTAGCAGCGGGGctcaggccagcagcagcggcggcagctCAGTTTCGGCCAGCAATGGTCGAGAAAGCAGACGCAGTCACAGTAGCAGAGAACGTGATAAGCGACATCCAGCGGTTCCGGTTCAACAAAGTCACAGTCTGGATGCGGTGTCGTCGTCCAACTCTTCCGGATCGTCTTTCAGAAGACGATCTGTCCGCCATCGGcaaccgcaacaacaacaacaacagccatcaacccagcagcagcaacagcaacagcagtcgAGACGGCCCTTGGCCAACGATTTGCCGGATGGCTACGAAATGCGTAAAACCGGCCAGGGTCAGGTTTACTTTTATCACGTGACGACCGGCATCAGTACGTGGTACGATCCGCGAATCCCACGAGACCTCCGCGATCTTCCCATGCCCGGCGCTCTGCCCCCCGGCTGGGAAATGCGTCACACTCCTTCGGGCAGGATTTATTTCGTGGACCACAATAACCGGACGACGCAATTCACCGACCCTCGTCTCTCTACGGGACTGGCCTTGCAAAATCTCctcaa TCTCCACCGGTCAGACCATCGTGCAGCCCCGTCGCAACCTCAACCGACCCTGCCACCACCCAACGCCGTCGCCACGTCGGAGAATGGGGCCTGCGCGGCGCCTGTGGCCAATTCGACATCCGCCCCACCCCCGATGGCCACTCCCCTGCCGGACGAGAAACAGGAAGAGGCTCTGCCGCGTTACAAGCGCGACCTGGTCGCCAAAATTAAAATCCTGCGGACGGAATTGCAGACGATGCAACCGCAATCCGGACACTGCCGGCTGGAAGTCTCTCGGACTGAAATTTTCGAG GAGTCGTATCGGAGCATCATGAAGTTGCGCCCGAAGGATCTCCGCAAAAGATTGATGGTGAAATTCCGCGGCGAGGAAGGGCTGGATTACGGCGGCGTTGCCCGCGAGTGGCTTCACCTCCTCTCGCAGCAGATGCTCAACCCGTACTACGGTCTTTTCTGTTACTCACGCGAAGATAACTACACGTTGCACGTCAACCCCGACAGCAGCGTCAATCCG GAGCACTTGTCCTACTTCCACTTTGTCGGCCGGATCATGGGCTTGGCCGTCTTCCACGGCCACCATTTGGACGGTGGCTTCACCTTACCTTTTTACAAAATGCTCCTCAACAAAGCCATCGTTCTGGATGACATCACTCACGTCGATCCCGAGCTCCACCGCTCCTTGACTTGGATGCT TGAAAGTGACATAACCGGAGTGATCGACACGACTTTCTCGGTCGAGCACAATGCTTACGGCGCCATTCAAGTCCACGACCTCAAGCCCGACGGCCGTGATTTGATCGTCTCCGAGGAGAACAAACGGGAATACGTGCG GTTGTACGTGTCCTACCGATTTATGAGGGGAATCGAACAGCAGTTTCTCTCGCTCCAGAAGGGCTTTCACGAGCTGATTCCGGCCAACCTGCTCCGACCGTTCGACGAGCGGGAACTAGAGCTTCTCATTGGTGGCATTTGCAAGATAGACACGGCCGATTGGCAGGCCAATACTCGACTCAAG CACTGCACAGCCGAAACGCCCGTCGTCCAGTGGTTCTGGCAGATTGTCGAGTCGTACAGCGAGGAACTGAGGGCCAGATTGTTGCAGTTTGTGACGGGATCATCGCGAGTGCCTCTGCAAGGATTCAAAGCCCTTCAAG GTTCTACTGGGGCGTCCGGTCCGCGCCTCTTCACCATCCACCTGATCGACGCTCCTTGTGAAAATCTACCCAAGGCGCACACATGCTTCAACCGGCTCGACCTACCGCCCTACCCGTCCTACGAGAAGATGCATGAGAAGCTGACGCAGGCCGTCGAAGAGACGTGCGGCTTTGCCGTCGAGTGa
- the LOC124313360 gene encoding charged multivesicular body protein 2b-B-like: MDFFAKKPTMKEQMRDTDRQLRKTGREIDRDRRELEKEEKKLEMEIKNAAKTGNKQACTVLAKQLVQIRKQKERTYAANSKITSINSQTKVMGANVKLAGAMTTATQSMMAMNKTMKPEQLSRTMQEFGKASTHMEMSEEMMSDALDDILNESGDEEEGDSIVQQVLDEIGIDISSKVSKAPSAPSKLGASSAADSEFADLEKQLAKLKS, encoded by the exons ATGGATTTTTTCGCCAAAAAGCCAACCATGAAAG AGCAAATGCGGGATACAGATAGACAGCTGAGAAAAACAGGGAGAGAGATCGACAGAGACAGAAGAGAATtggagaaggaagaaaagaagctg gagatggagatcAAAAACGCAGCAAAGACTGGCAATAAGCAAGCTTGTACTGTTCTTGCCAAACAACTGGTTCAAATTCGTAAACAGAAAGAAAGGACATATGCTGCCAACAGCAAG ATTACTTCAATAAATTCTCAAACAAAAGTAATGGGAGCCAACGTGAAGTTGGCTGGGGCCATGACCACTGCAACTCAAAGTATGATGGCAATGAACAAAACCATGAAGCCTGAACAGCTGAGTCGCACAATGCAAGAATTTGGAAAGGCTTCCACCCACATGGAAATGAGTGAAGAGATGATGAGTGATGCCTTGGAtgatattttaaatgaaagtggggacgaagaagaaggagactcAATCGTTCAGCAAGTTTTAGACGAAATCGGTATCGACATTTCCTCAAAG GTTTCCAAAGCCCCGTCTGCTCCGTCCAAGTTGGGTGCCTCATCAGCTGCCGACAGCGAATTCGCAGATTTGGAAAAGCAATTGGCTAAACTGAAGAGTTAG